In a single window of the Nocardioides sp. L-11A genome:
- a CDS encoding MarR family transcriptional regulator, with the protein MRDEVDELIEAWARERSDLDLGPVSVFSRISRLAHHVDRARRDAFTTHDIESWEFDVLAALRRAGEPYELSPGRLLRETLVTSGTMTNRVDRLATRGLVERHPDPSDRRGVLVRLTPEGKDAVDGAFAALLDAERELLTGLSESDQTDLAGLLRRLLVPFAG; encoded by the coding sequence GTGCGGGACGAGGTGGACGAGCTGATCGAGGCATGGGCGCGCGAGCGCAGCGACCTCGACCTCGGTCCGGTGTCCGTCTTCAGCCGGATCTCCCGACTGGCCCACCACGTCGACCGGGCCCGGCGCGACGCGTTCACGACCCACGACATCGAGTCCTGGGAGTTCGACGTGCTGGCGGCACTGCGCCGGGCCGGCGAGCCCTACGAGCTCTCCCCCGGCCGGCTGCTGCGCGAGACCCTGGTGACGAGCGGGACGATGACCAACCGGGTCGACCGGCTGGCGACCCGTGGCCTCGTCGAGCGCCACCCCGACCCGTCGGACCGCCGCGGGGTGCTGGTGCGGCTCACTCCGGAGGGCAAGGACGCCGTCGACGGCGCCTTCGCCGCCCTGCTCGATGCCGAGCGGGAGCTGCTGACCGGGCTGTCGGAGTCGGACCAGACCGATCTCGCCGGTCTGCTGCGCCGGCTGCTCGTGCCCTTCGCGGGCTGA
- a CDS encoding alpha/beta fold hydrolase, translated as MKEHVIDLGPVALASLTWGELDDRDRPLAVLVHGFPDTAHTWRHLGPALADAGYRVVAPFTRGYAPSGLPADGSYHVPALMHDVLALHRAYDGDGRAALVGHDWGAITANGVAASSANPFGAIVSLAVPPFSVMNPRRDDLARWLRILPRQAGLSWYTMFNQLPRLPERRFDALVAHLWRRWSPGHDATEDLAHLAAAMPDAAHRSAAIGYYRAQARPHRLPTSYRPLARDWTREPRVPLLYLHGADDGCLDVRWAGRIGDRLPEGSRVAVVDGAGHFLQLERPDLVTTRILDHLQEGAHRR; from the coding sequence GTGAAGGAGCACGTCATCGACCTCGGCCCGGTCGCCCTGGCCAGCCTGACCTGGGGCGAGCTCGACGACCGGGATCGTCCGCTCGCGGTCCTGGTCCACGGCTTCCCGGACACCGCCCATACCTGGCGTCACCTCGGCCCGGCGCTCGCCGATGCGGGCTATCGCGTCGTCGCGCCGTTCACCCGCGGCTACGCGCCCAGCGGGCTCCCCGCCGACGGCAGCTACCACGTTCCGGCCCTCATGCACGACGTCCTCGCCCTGCACCGTGCGTACGACGGCGACGGCCGGGCCGCGCTCGTCGGGCACGACTGGGGTGCGATCACCGCGAACGGGGTCGCCGCCTCGTCGGCCAACCCTTTCGGCGCGATCGTGTCGCTGGCCGTCCCTCCCTTCTCCGTGATGAACCCGCGCCGCGACGACCTCGCCCGCTGGCTGCGCATCCTGCCGCGCCAGGCGGGCCTGAGCTGGTACACGATGTTCAACCAGCTGCCGCGCCTGCCGGAACGCCGCTTCGACGCCCTGGTCGCCCATCTGTGGCGCCGCTGGTCGCCGGGCCACGACGCCACCGAGGACCTCGCGCATCTCGCCGCCGCGATGCCCGACGCCGCCCACCGGAGTGCGGCGATCGGCTACTACCGGGCCCAGGCCCGGCCGCACCGGCTGCCGACGTCCTACCGGCCGCTGGCCCGCGACTGGACCCGCGAGCCCCGGGTGCCCCTGCTCTACCTGCACGGCGCCGACGACGGATGCCTCGACGTGCGCTGGGCCGGACGGATCGGCGACCGCCTGCCGGAGGGCAGCCGCGTGGCCGTCGTCGACGGTGCCGGCCACTTCCTCCAGCTCGAGCGCCCGGACCTCGTCACCACGCGGATCCTCGACCACCTGCAGGAAGGAGCACACCGTCGATGA
- a CDS encoding methyltransferase domain-containing protein — MSPAWDPERYLAYADERGRPFLDLVGRVAAADPRVVVDLGCGPGNLTSLLADRWPAAAITGVDSSDAMIRVASDSSAAERVAFHRADLRDWLAAAPPAGVDVLVSNATLQWLPEHLDLLPGLVRAVAPGGWLAFQVPGNHDEPSHKIRAELAAEAPYAAHTAGVARPAAHPAATYLRALQALGCTVDAWETTYLHVLHGADPVFTWVSGTGARPTLQALPDDLRPRFEDAFKARLRAAYPDEGHGVVLPFRRIFAVARVGA; from the coding sequence ATGAGCCCCGCCTGGGACCCTGAGCGCTACCTGGCCTACGCCGACGAGCGGGGCCGCCCCTTCCTCGACCTCGTCGGCCGGGTCGCTGCCGCCGACCCCCGGGTCGTGGTGGACCTGGGGTGTGGACCTGGCAACCTCACCTCCCTCCTCGCTGATCGCTGGCCGGCCGCGGCGATCACCGGTGTCGACTCCAGTGACGCCATGATCCGCGTGGCCTCCGACAGTTCGGCCGCCGAGCGGGTGGCCTTCCACAGGGCAGACCTCCGCGACTGGCTGGCCGCCGCACCGCCGGCCGGTGTCGACGTCCTCGTCTCCAACGCGACCCTGCAGTGGCTGCCCGAGCACCTCGACCTGCTCCCCGGCCTGGTCCGCGCCGTCGCCCCGGGCGGCTGGCTCGCGTTCCAGGTGCCCGGCAACCATGACGAGCCCAGTCACAAGATCCGCGCGGAGCTCGCGGCCGAGGCGCCGTACGCCGCCCACACCGCGGGTGTCGCGCGCCCCGCCGCCCACCCGGCGGCGACCTACCTGCGGGCCCTCCAGGCCCTCGGCTGCACGGTCGACGCCTGGGAGACGACCTACCTGCACGTCCTGCACGGGGCGGACCCCGTCTTCACCTGGGTGTCCGGCACCGGCGCGCGTCCGACCCTGCAGGCGCTGCCCGACGACCTGCGACCGCGCTTCGAGGACGCGTTCAAGGCGCGCCTGCGCGCGGCGTACCCCGACGAGGGGCACGGCGTGGTGCTGCCGTTCCGCCGGATCTTCGCGGTGGCCAGGGTCGGCGCCTGA
- a CDS encoding sigma-70 family RNA polymerase sigma factor, which yields MDEDASRTPEEQLLGRVRAGDTGAFEELYRDHVDGARHLARILVGPDAAEELVAESFSRVLGQLSSGGGPTSSFRSYLHVTIRNGYRDGLRSQRESVASDQPWLFEQAETGEVTPEEAVEALDETVAVDALATLPESWRTVLWHVEVEGRKPAEVATLMDLKPRAVSSLAHRAREGLKRAYLDLHAGPEPDREQCRWVHTRMSQYARGDLGARAEQRFGAHLDGCADCQRAFLVVDRVNQKLAAHLLPIVLLALPAGAKGVAWLAGGAAAGAAGAAAGTPGGGAAGASGAAAGGGSSAPVVAVAAAVAVAAVAAGAFALVDRDGADRSPAASRPVAEASSADPAPAPGASAEAAPGGPAPAPAPADPPAADPGPGDPAPGASPPPRDPEPPAAPPAGKDPATDPGTGPGTDPGGDPPAPSQAEVPAAPPVAPPVPPPVEVPPTTKPTPTDCGGRRICAGPVTVTLPGDGQRGASVEINLPGLPITISIGPRGGAGGRP from the coding sequence ATGGACGAGGACGCGTCCCGCACGCCGGAGGAGCAGCTCCTCGGCCGGGTGCGCGCCGGCGACACCGGCGCGTTCGAGGAGCTGTACCGCGACCACGTCGACGGCGCTCGCCACCTGGCCCGGATCCTCGTCGGCCCCGACGCGGCCGAGGAGCTGGTCGCGGAGTCGTTCTCCCGGGTGCTTGGGCAGCTCAGCTCCGGCGGCGGGCCCACCTCGAGCTTCCGCTCCTATCTGCACGTCACCATCCGCAACGGCTATCGCGACGGCCTGCGCTCGCAGCGCGAGTCGGTCGCGTCCGATCAGCCGTGGCTCTTCGAGCAGGCCGAGACCGGCGAGGTCACGCCGGAGGAGGCGGTCGAGGCGCTGGACGAGACCGTCGCGGTCGACGCCCTCGCCACGCTCCCCGAGAGCTGGCGCACGGTGCTGTGGCATGTCGAGGTCGAGGGGCGCAAGCCTGCCGAGGTCGCGACCCTGATGGACCTCAAGCCGCGTGCGGTCTCCTCCCTCGCGCACCGCGCCCGCGAGGGCCTCAAGCGCGCCTACCTCGATCTGCACGCCGGCCCCGAGCCGGACCGCGAGCAGTGCCGCTGGGTGCACACCCGGATGAGCCAGTACGCCCGCGGCGACCTCGGTGCCCGGGCCGAGCAGCGGTTCGGCGCCCATCTCGACGGCTGTGCCGACTGCCAGCGGGCCTTCCTCGTCGTCGACCGGGTCAACCAGAAGCTCGCCGCGCATCTCCTGCCCATCGTGCTGCTGGCCCTGCCGGCCGGGGCGAAGGGCGTGGCCTGGCTGGCCGGGGGAGCGGCGGCCGGCGCGGCCGGAGCCGCCGCCGGTACGCCGGGCGGCGGTGCCGCTGGTGCCTCGGGTGCCGCGGCGGGCGGCGGATCGAGCGCCCCGGTGGTGGCGGTCGCCGCCGCGGTCGCCGTGGCGGCCGTCGCCGCCGGCGCCTTCGCCCTGGTCGATCGTGACGGAGCCGACCGGTCGCCGGCGGCCTCGCGGCCGGTGGCCGAGGCGAGCTCCGCCGACCCGGCCCCGGCGCCCGGCGCCTCGGCAGAGGCTGCTCCGGGTGGCCCCGCGCCCGCTCCGGCGCCGGCCGACCCGCCCGCGGCGGACCCTGGCCCCGGGGACCCCGCGCCCGGCGCCTCCCCGCCGCCGCGCGACCCGGAGCCGCCCGCCGCGCCGCCCGCCGGGAAGGACCCGGCCACGGATCCGGGCACGGGTCCGGGCACGGATCCGGGCGGCGACCCTCCGGCGCCGTCCCAGGCTGAGGTCCCGGCCGCGCCTCCGGTCGCGCCGCCCGTCCCGCCGCCGGTGGAGGTGCCGCCCACGACGAAGCCGACCCCGACGGACTGTGGCGGGCGCCGGATCTGCGCCGGACCGGTCACGGTGACCCTGCCCGGCGACGGCCAGCGGGGCGCGAGCGTCGAGATCAACCTGCCGGGCCTGCCGATCACGATCTCGATCGGCCCGAGGGGCGGCGCGGGCGGTCGGCCGTAG
- a CDS encoding hotdog fold domain-containing protein, giving the protein MTQVHSLWKTTTNLPVVGGTLGKRVFSIAFSQKAPYFASIHPRVIELRPNYASVVIPKRRSVQNHIGTVHAIALCNGLEMAMGGLAEVTIPRGKRWIPKGMTVSYTAKATGDVTCIAETDQEQWDGAEGDLPVRVRGELADGTVVIDGTIDLWVTSKKK; this is encoded by the coding sequence ATGACCCAGGTCCACAGCCTCTGGAAGACGACCACGAACCTGCCCGTGGTCGGTGGCACCCTCGGCAAGCGCGTCTTCTCGATCGCGTTCAGCCAGAAGGCGCCGTACTTCGCCTCGATCCACCCGCGGGTGATCGAGCTGCGTCCCAACTACGCCTCGGTCGTCATCCCGAAGCGCCGCAGCGTCCAGAACCACATCGGCACGGTCCATGCGATCGCGCTGTGCAACGGCCTCGAGATGGCGATGGGCGGCCTCGCCGAGGTCACCATCCCGCGCGGCAAGCGCTGGATCCCCAAGGGCATGACCGTCTCCTACACCGCCAAGGCCACCGGCGACGTCACCTGCATCGCCGAGACCGACCAGGAGCAGTGGGACGGTGCCGAGGGCGACCTACCGGTGCGGGTGCGCGGCGAGCTGGCCGACGGCACCGTCGTCATCGACGGCACCATCGACCTGTGGGTGACCAGCAAGAAGAAGTAG
- a CDS encoding amino acid ABC transporter permease, with the protein MTGSVLFDAPGPRTVARHRIYGVVTVIAILAGVVGLVAFMDAEGELAYAKWEQFVTPKYVEALLVDGLLKTLQMAFTSIVLAVVFGVVFGVGKLSDHRPVRWACTLVVEFFRAVPVLLLMIFIFFSWGVGNGFGPYWSVVFALTLYNGSVLAEVFRAGVLAVPKGQAEAAYAIGMRKTQVMNLVLLPQAVKIMLPAIISQCVVALKDTSLGYYIIAPGLTYIGKAMWTEFPGTHLQTAIVLSFLYISVNLVLTAIATWVQRRFVGEHRRLDVGMTALTGLSTHGENTGGAAGIGPGSA; encoded by the coding sequence ATGACCGGATCCGTTCTCTTCGACGCGCCCGGACCGCGTACGGTCGCCCGGCACCGGATCTACGGCGTCGTGACGGTGATCGCGATCCTGGCAGGGGTCGTCGGCCTGGTGGCGTTCATGGACGCCGAGGGCGAGCTGGCCTACGCGAAGTGGGAGCAGTTCGTCACGCCGAAGTACGTCGAGGCACTGCTCGTCGACGGGCTGCTGAAGACGCTGCAGATGGCGTTCACCTCGATCGTCCTCGCGGTGGTCTTCGGTGTGGTCTTCGGTGTCGGGAAGCTCTCCGACCACCGGCCGGTGCGCTGGGCGTGCACCCTCGTCGTGGAGTTCTTCCGCGCCGTGCCCGTGCTGTTGCTGATGATCTTCATCTTCTTCAGCTGGGGGGTCGGCAACGGCTTCGGTCCCTACTGGTCGGTGGTCTTCGCCCTCACCCTCTACAACGGCTCGGTGCTGGCGGAGGTGTTCCGCGCCGGCGTCCTCGCCGTACCGAAGGGCCAGGCCGAGGCGGCCTACGCGATCGGGATGCGCAAGACCCAGGTGATGAACCTCGTCCTGCTGCCGCAGGCCGTGAAGATCATGCTGCCGGCGATCATCAGCCAGTGCGTCGTCGCACTGAAGGACACCAGCCTCGGCTACTACATCATCGCGCCGGGCCTGACCTATATCGGCAAGGCGATGTGGACCGAGTTCCCCGGCACTCACCTGCAGACCGCGATCGTGCTGTCGTTCCTCTACATCTCGGTCAATCTGGTCCTGACGGCGATCGCCACCTGGGTGCAGCGGAGGTTCGTCGGCGAGCACCGGCGCCTCGACGTCGGGATGACCGCGCTGACCGGCCTGTCCACCCACGGCGAGAACACCGGGGGCGCCGCCGGCATCGGTCCCGGCAGCGCCTGA
- a CDS encoding amino acid ABC transporter permease, translating to MEDVFSNFDLVLKAFWMTVQLAVLSGAVAMVLGTLLAALRVGPVSVLRGLAATYVTLVRNTPLLVVCVFVFFAAPNLGLLVGAPFLVKGTIAVSLYTTPFIAEAIRSGVNAVPLGQAEAARAIGMTFAQNMRHVVLPQAFRASVPPLASTLIAMTKNTSVVAVFGIMEATARMRYFVNRNADDTILIFAVFAVGYIILVELISVAAVGLERRWKAAR from the coding sequence GTGGAGGACGTGTTCTCGAACTTCGACCTCGTGCTGAAGGCCTTCTGGATGACCGTGCAGCTGGCCGTGCTCTCCGGAGCGGTGGCGATGGTGCTCGGCACCCTCCTCGCGGCCCTGCGGGTGGGCCCGGTCTCGGTCCTGCGCGGGCTCGCGGCGACCTACGTGACCCTGGTGCGCAACACACCGCTGCTCGTGGTCTGCGTCTTCGTCTTCTTCGCCGCCCCCAACCTCGGGCTCCTCGTCGGTGCGCCCTTCCTGGTCAAGGGCACCATCGCGGTCAGCCTGTACACCACGCCCTTCATCGCCGAGGCGATCCGCTCCGGCGTCAACGCGGTGCCACTCGGCCAGGCGGAGGCCGCTCGGGCGATCGGCATGACCTTCGCCCAGAACATGCGCCACGTCGTCCTCCCCCAGGCGTTCCGCGCGTCGGTGCCGCCGCTGGCGAGCACGCTCATCGCGATGACCAAGAACACCTCGGTGGTCGCGGTGTTCGGCATCATGGAGGCGACCGCGCGGATGCGCTACTTCGTCAACCGCAACGCCGACGACACGATCCTGATCTTCGCGGTGTTCGCCGTCGGCTACATCATCCTCGTCGAGCTCATCTCGGTGGCCGCCGTCGGCCTCGAGCGGCGCTGGAAGGCGGCCCGCTGA
- a CDS encoding glutamate ABC transporter substrate-binding protein — MRLTRLKVAAAAVLVASTLAACGDAGDDDDKGRDVDVQDNAAEEFDTGTRMRELADAGSIKIGVKYDQPGIGFKGATDDTPVGFDPEIGKILAADLGIAPEDIDWVETISANREAFLQEGEVDLVIASYSITDERKQVVGQAGPYYVTGQQLLVKSDSDIASLADVKGTEVCSVTGSTSLDNIEAEGATPRGFDTYSECVDQVLNGTVDAMTTDGAILLGYAAEHPDDLKVVVDPFSEERYGVGYSLDSPEMCQWIVDTLAEAEDDGDWAEAFEITLGKSGVETPEPPAMDPCP, encoded by the coding sequence ATGCGACTGACCAGACTGAAGGTGGCCGCGGCCGCCGTACTCGTGGCGTCGACGCTCGCCGCATGTGGCGATGCCGGCGACGACGACGACAAGGGCCGCGACGTCGACGTCCAGGACAACGCGGCCGAGGAGTTCGACACCGGCACCCGGATGCGTGAGCTCGCCGACGCCGGCTCGATCAAGATCGGGGTCAAGTACGACCAGCCGGGCATCGGTTTCAAGGGCGCGACCGACGACACCCCGGTCGGCTTCGACCCGGAGATCGGCAAGATCCTCGCCGCCGACCTGGGCATCGCGCCGGAGGACATCGACTGGGTCGAGACCATCTCGGCCAACCGCGAGGCGTTCCTCCAGGAGGGCGAGGTCGACCTGGTCATCGCGTCCTACTCGATCACCGACGAGCGCAAGCAGGTCGTCGGCCAGGCCGGCCCCTACTACGTCACCGGTCAGCAGCTGCTGGTGAAGTCCGACAGCGACATCGCCTCGCTCGCCGACGTCAAGGGCACCGAGGTCTGCTCGGTGACCGGCTCCACCTCGTTGGACAACATCGAGGCCGAGGGTGCCACGCCACGCGGCTTCGACACCTACTCCGAGTGCGTCGACCAGGTCCTCAACGGCACCGTCGACGCGATGACCACCGACGGCGCGATCCTGCTCGGCTACGCCGCGGAGCACCCCGACGACCTGAAGGTCGTCGTCGACCCCTTCTCCGAGGAGCGGTACGGCGTCGGCTACTCGCTGGACAGCCCGGAGATGTGCCAGTGGATCGTCGACACCCTCGCGGAAGCTGAGGACGACGGCGACTGGGCCGAGGCGTTCGAGATCACCCTCGGCAAGTCGGGTGTCGAGACGCCGGAGCCGCCGGCGATGGATCCCTGCCCCTGA
- a CDS encoding amino acid ABC transporter ATP-binding protein encodes MTVTDDAPVGSTRHSGEPLVELVGVQKYYGGLHVLQDIDLTVDRGEVVVVIGPSGSGKSTLCRTINRLEPIDSGRILVDGAPLPQEGRALARHRADVGMVFQSFNLFAHKTILQNVTLGPIKVRGQTKGDAEARARELLDRVGVGPQADKYPAQLSGGQQQRVAIARALAMEPKVMLFDEPTSALDPEMIKEVLDVMVDLAERGMTMIVVTHEMGFARTAANRVVFMADGRILETTDPETFFTSPESDRAKDFLGKILKH; translated from the coding sequence ATGACCGTGACCGATGACGCTCCGGTTGGCAGCACGCGCCACTCGGGCGAGCCCCTTGTCGAGCTCGTCGGCGTGCAGAAGTACTACGGCGGACTGCACGTCCTGCAGGACATCGACCTGACGGTCGACCGCGGCGAGGTCGTCGTCGTGATCGGGCCGTCCGGGTCCGGCAAGTCCACGCTGTGCCGCACGATCAACCGGCTCGAGCCGATCGACTCCGGCCGGATCCTCGTCGACGGCGCACCGCTGCCCCAGGAGGGACGGGCTCTGGCCCGGCACCGGGCCGACGTCGGCATGGTCTTCCAGAGCTTCAACCTGTTCGCGCACAAGACGATCCTCCAGAACGTCACCCTGGGCCCGATCAAGGTGCGCGGGCAGACGAAGGGCGACGCCGAGGCGCGCGCCCGCGAGCTGCTCGACCGGGTCGGGGTCGGCCCGCAGGCGGACAAGTACCCCGCCCAGCTCTCGGGCGGCCAGCAGCAGCGGGTCGCCATCGCCCGGGCCCTGGCCATGGAGCCGAAGGTGATGCTCTTCGACGAGCCCACCTCGGCGCTGGACCCGGAGATGATCAAGGAGGTGCTGGACGTCATGGTCGATCTCGCCGAGCGCGGGATGACCATGATCGTGGTGACCCACGAGATGGGATTCGCGCGGACCGCCGCCAATCGCGTCGTCTTCATGGCCGACGGCCGGATCCTCGAGACGACCGATCCCGAGACCTTCTTCACGAGCCCGGAGAGCGACCGGGCCAAGGACTTCCTCGGCAAGATCCTCAAACACTGA